A stretch of DNA from Bradyrhizobium algeriense:
AATAGGTTTTTAACGTTATTCCTGGCTGCATGGTTAGCAGCACCGGCAACCAACATTTTGCTGCGAGCGATTACTGTATCTCGCTGTAGCCAAGCGCGAATGACGTTCGGCTTCAGCGTCAAAAACACTCCCTCGCCCAGTTGCTCCATTGCTGGAAGCCAGTCAGCATTTTCTGAAAGCGGGGCTCCATCGACGGCCAACCGTACGTCTTCAAGCATTTGTTCGGCAAAGGTTGGTGCTGGCTCGAGCCGGGTAAAGCCATAAAGACAGGTAACAGCCCGCAAGCGATGGACGGCGACAATCGACTGGAGAATCGGCTCATTGCTCCATGACAAACACCGATCCATTGCCTCAACGTTCAAAGTTTCGGCGAACAGGGGTTCGCCTGGAGCGTCGGCGCCTATCAGTTGATCGCCGCTGTTCAAAAGGTCGTATTCTGCGATCTTGGGATCCTGAATGGCTTCGCGCATCACCGCGTCGCGCAATTGCACAACGCGCGCATAAATCTCGTCGTTGCTGTAGCTGCCAATCGACGCGCCGATTTCCGGAACGTTCTTAAGGACGCCTATGAAGGCTGGATCGGTTGCAGATTGGAGGCTCGCCCAGTGCTTTCGAATTGCTTGGCTAAGCGCATCCTCCAGAATTGGCAGTGAAATAAGCGTCACAGCTTGGGGAAAATAGGTATTTGTTGCCGAACGCGAAAGAAAATGAAGCTGCTCTGTGCAGCCGGCTTCTGCCGAATCGAGCCAAGGCCGATGCCCCTTACAGGTTCCGAGAAAGCCTGGTTTGAACGCGTCGGCAAGCGACACGCTGGGTCGCTCGCAGAGGCACCCGATCCGTATGTTTGCCGGGTCTGCACTTGTGCCCTGTTCTTCAATCCACATTGCCTCGTCGCACTTCGTCCCACGGTGGACGAGCCACTTCCAATCGATATCCTGTATGTGACCATCTTTGCATGCGCCGACGAAACGGATAGGTGTCACATCGATCTTTTTCCCGTCGTCCCTCTGAAATTTCTTACGATTTCCGGCTGCATCGAGCTCAGTCCAACGAACAAGCCGGCGGCGCCGCGGATTGGTAGTGCCAGATTCTACTATTCCCTCACAGGTGAACCACGTGGGAAAAACCCGAACAGCGATGCCTGCCGGATCCGGCTCGTTGCGATTCTCGCGAGCGATGGGCGGCGTGCGCAACTGCACTGGCTTTCCTGGCTCCCATCTTCCCGTTTGAGAAAGGACGGTCTGAAGGAGAGCCGTGAGTCGCGGTTCGCTTATTGATTTGAATGCAGCCTTGCTACCATCCCAATGGTCTAGGCCCGCAATCACCACGGACCGCGTTGGCAAATCCATCATTGCGCCTGGACCAAAGGAGTTGAAGAGTTGACTGAGACTTTGTTTGGGCGGGCTCATTGATCAGTGTCCCTTTCGTTGAGAGACCTGCCCAAGGGGTCGCAGGTTTTGAGGAACACAGAGTATTCGACGTCGCGCATTGAGCGAGCTGCAGCAAATTGCTGATGCTCCGGATCAAGAAGTTCTGATGCCAAATCCAAAGGGTATTGGAGGAGCCGGCGCTCGGCTCCTGGGCCATCATACGTGAAGCCGCCACCTGTGGCAGTTTGGTTCTCGGCAACATCCGCCCACATTTCGAACAACTGCGTTGCGCGAGAGGCGACCCTTTCGATTGATTCGTTGTCCAGTCCGGCGGACTGTGCGCGTCTGCGAAGAGTGGCAACAACCAGCGCGCGGACGGCTGGGTGGTCATCGAGGCGTCTAACCGCGTCAGATGGCGAAAGGGCGGGATCGAAATGACGCGCTGCCGCAACCACTACCGCTGCAAGCGCCCGGTCCAGCGCGCGGGGTGAGAAAGGCGTTACACTCGTTGCTTCAACCGCTCGATAAAAAGAGCCGTGAAAAGCGCGGAATTGCTCATAGTGGGTGCGGTCCCGCGCTTTGTGAAGATTCAGAAGCGTGATCACTAGGCCGGGCCTGTTGCTGGCGCGTCCCACGCGACTCGTTGCTTGAATGTACTCAGCGGCCGTTTTGGGTTGTCCTTGGACAAGCATGAGGCCAAGACGGCTGATATCTAGGCCCACTGAGATCATGTTTGTCGCGAGTGCAACGTCGATACTTTCATCGTCAACTTGCGCAGTGGCGTCATGCAAAGGTCTGCCTAGACGCTCCTTCGCAAATGCGACGTCGTCAGTTGAAACGCGGGAGGTCAATTCTAACGGAAGGCGCATGGCGCGATTAGCAAAGGGTTTGCCGGATGGGGCAATTCGGTAACGTTTATCGCCGTAGCTGGCTACGTGCTCTCGAATTTCGTCCTCGACGATCCGCCGCGCCCCGCCAAGTTCTCGGAGCGCGTTAAAATACGCGAGGATAGTCAAATAGGGGTCTGCTGGATCCTCGCTATTGGGCGTCGCTTCGCTGAGTGCCTGAGCACCAGAGAGCATGGTTTGCATCGTCCGCAGAAAAAGCAGCTTGGGACCGCGGCCCTGGCTGGCGATGCCAACATACAGGCGAGCCGGCTGTTCGGTTGAAGGTACCGTCTTTGCGAAAAAACTGTCCTTTCGGCTAATTCCCGGCGGAGGGAACACAGCAGTGCGGTCACGATCGAATAAGGAGCAGATTTGCTTTTGCGCCCGCCGCACTGTCGCCGTCGATGCCACGATCTTTGGATGGACACTTTTACCGCTGACCTGTCTCGACGAAAGAAGGTCAATCGCGGCTTCATACAGCCCAGCCACGGTGCCAAGTGGGCCGGAGATTAGATGAAGCTCGTCTTGGATAATCAAATCGGGCGGATCCAACCGGTGCCCGTTACCCAGTGGGCGCCCTTGGCCCGGCTCCGCCGCGCCGTAGAAGCCACGATCCGGCTCAAAACGATCGACGTGGCCGAAAAATGCTCCGCTTTGACCCACCCATGGAAGGGCAGCGAATTTATCAATCGTAGCTATTAGGAACGCCGGCAGGCGACGATAGATTGGCTCGTCGACCACGATGATTGGTAGCGGACGATCACGAGTGAACTCACATTCAGCGTTTTCACATTTGAGAAGCAGGTTTTGCGGGGTCTGTTTGTTGGGTGTGAAATAAAAGCTCTCCGGCTTAAACGCCTCTCCGCACCATGGACAAGCCTTCAAGGGCACCGGAGATTTTTCGCTTTTTGGTCTTCGCTGATAACGGCCGAGCCAAGTCGTTGCAGCGTCTTTGTCGCTAGAATTGCGAGGTTTCAAATTGTTGGGCGAAGCCGCGCCTCCAACCCAAAGTCCAATTTCAATTGGCCAGTCACCAAGCGTCTTTCTGCCTTCGGCAGTTCGGGTTCGCAGTAGCTCTAGTGCACATATCAATCCGGCGGCACGCGATAGCTGGTCGAGCGTCAGGAGCCTTAGCGTGTAGCGCATGATCACGCTAACCCCCGCCCCGAGCATGCCCGGGCCGCGGATTCGGCGAAGCGAAATGGCATATGCGGCGAGTCCGAGGTACGCCTCTGTCTTGCCACCGCCTGTCGGGAAAAATAGGAGGTCTACAATATCTCGCTCTAGGCTTGCCTTGTCTGTCATACCGGCAAGGTTGAGCAATATGAAGGCGAGTTGGAATGGTCGCCATTTCGGCGGATCTATCGCCTCTGGAGATATTTTTCGCAGTGCCGCTTCGCGCTGGCGGTTGGCCATGGCCATGGCGGTATTCATGATTGCGAATGCTTCTCGCGCGAGGGGATCGTTCTTTAGAACATTGATCCCACCTTCGATGCGTTGCCGCGCGGCATCCATGTTATCGATCAGTGTGCCTGCCATATCTTTTCGCCTTGGGGCGAGCCCGTCCATGAGCGCCTGCTGGCTGCCTTGCCAGTCCGCGTAGAGTTTTGGCAGCGAATCGAGTGCAGCACCAAGTGCAGCAGGTCCGCTCGACGCAGCTTTCGCGAGTGCCTCGATTCCAAACTCTACATCGATATTTTCGTTTGCAACGACACGTTCAACTTCCTCGGTTGGCAAAAAATCGGTCCAAACGCGGGTGACCGGAAGGGGTGTCTTGGCATCGTCGAAACGTTCGTCCCAACCGCCAGACGTATTGCGTCCCACCGCATACTCGCGGACGTCGCTGTAATGTAAATCGCTGAGACGATGATCGAAATCGTCGGATTGATATGTTGAAAAATCATATCGCGGAGCGAACCCGCTCGCGCATTTCAGCTCCAGTCGAGCTTGAAATGCATATGCGATGTCCGTGTAAGGCGCTCGGGTGCGCTTTCGCCGATTGACCAGAAATATAGTTACCACCCGAACGCGCTCGACGACCCCCTCGGGCGTTTTCTGATCGAGGACGCGTTGGTGAATTGAGAGTTCAAGTCCGCCGCCGGGACGTTGAGGTGCGGCGCTACCGGGAACTGGAATTCCTGATCGATTGCGCGTTATGTCGACTGGAAGTATGGCCTCGCCCGGAATTCGTATCCACTGCAGCTTCTCCGGCCGCTCGGGTTTAGGTTCACCTTTCTTCGTTTCGTCAGGGATCAGTAGCGAGTCCGGCAGCGGCGGCTCGGTTTTATAGTCGCCCCAAGTAGCACGCAGTGTCACCTCCCGAACGGTTTCCGGAAGCATCACTGTGATCGCGATTGACGATGGCAGAAAGCGATCCCGTGGGGGTTGGTCTGTCGGCTCCTTCTCTTCGGCATCGCCGTCTAGCGAAGAATCCAATGTCTCAGAAGCAAGAAGATCGTCTCCGGTCGCTTCGGCGACCTCTTCGGCATCGTCAGCCGCGGGCGGGACACCATCGTATGCGGGCACGATAAAACCACCGAGATACCAACGGGACGGCTTCTCATCGTTGAGCACTTCGTGCGCGAGATCCGGATCAAGGTCCGGATGCGGACCGATCAGATCACGCCGCAGGAGGTCCACCAGACCCCTTCGGATATCCACAGATTCGGTCATGGCCCTTTTTTCTCCAGCAAAACCAGTTGCGTAAGAGTTTGCTCCAGCCACTTTTGCGTATGAGCCTGTCGCAGCTCGGTTTTGGGACGGTGACCGACGTCGGAGAGCAATCG
This window harbors:
- a CDS encoding DUF1998 domain-containing protein, with product MSPPKQSLSQLFNSFGPGAMMDLPTRSVVIAGLDHWDGSKAAFKSISEPRLTALLQTVLSQTGRWEPGKPVQLRTPPIARENRNEPDPAGIAVRVFPTWFTCEGIVESGTTNPRRRRLVRWTELDAAGNRKKFQRDDGKKIDVTPIRFVGACKDGHIQDIDWKWLVHRGTKCDEAMWIEEQGTSADPANIRIGCLCERPSVSLADAFKPGFLGTCKGHRPWLDSAEAGCTEQLHFLSRSATNTYFPQAVTLISLPILEDALSQAIRKHWASLQSATDPAFIGVLKNVPEIGASIGSYSNDEIYARVVQLRDAVMREAIQDPKIAEYDLLNSGDQLIGADAPGEPLFAETLNVEAMDRCLSWSNEPILQSIVAVHRLRAVTCLYGFTRLEPAPTFAEQMLEDVRLAVDGAPLSENADWLPAMEQLGEGVFLTLKPNVIRAWLQRDTVIARSKMLVAGAANHAARNNVKNLFPGMPYVLLHSLSHALMEEIALECGYPLSSLKERVYAIAGNDTDRSDRFGILIYTASAGAQGTLGGLTEIAKQIPQLLLSACDRFRLCSNDPICADHDPSVSGDERSLLGAACHACVLVSETSCEARNTFLDRALLVETISGTRSQLIRDT
- the drmA gene encoding DISARM system helicase DrmA, yielding MTESVDIRRGLVDLLRRDLIGPHPDLDPDLAHEVLNDEKPSRWYLGGFIVPAYDGVPPAADDAEEVAEATGDDLLASETLDSSLDGDAEEKEPTDQPPRDRFLPSSIAITVMLPETVREVTLRATWGDYKTEPPLPDSLLIPDETKKGEPKPERPEKLQWIRIPGEAILPVDITRNRSGIPVPGSAAPQRPGGGLELSIHQRVLDQKTPEGVVERVRVVTIFLVNRRKRTRAPYTDIAYAFQARLELKCASGFAPRYDFSTYQSDDFDHRLSDLHYSDVREYAVGRNTSGGWDERFDDAKTPLPVTRVWTDFLPTEEVERVVANENIDVEFGIEALAKAASSGPAALGAALDSLPKLYADWQGSQQALMDGLAPRRKDMAGTLIDNMDAARQRIEGGINVLKNDPLAREAFAIMNTAMAMANRQREAALRKISPEAIDPPKWRPFQLAFILLNLAGMTDKASLERDIVDLLFFPTGGGKTEAYLGLAAYAISLRRIRGPGMLGAGVSVIMRYTLRLLTLDQLSRAAGLICALELLRTRTAEGRKTLGDWPIEIGLWVGGAASPNNLKPRNSSDKDAATTWLGRYQRRPKSEKSPVPLKACPWCGEAFKPESFYFTPNKQTPQNLLLKCENAECEFTRDRPLPIIVVDEPIYRRLPAFLIATIDKFAALPWVGQSGAFFGHVDRFEPDRGFYGAAEPGQGRPLGNGHRLDPPDLIIQDELHLISGPLGTVAGLYEAAIDLLSSRQVSGKSVHPKIVASTATVRRAQKQICSLFDRDRTAVFPPPGISRKDSFFAKTVPSTEQPARLYVGIASQGRGPKLLFLRTMQTMLSGAQALSEATPNSEDPADPYLTILAYFNALRELGGARRIVEDEIREHVASYGDKRYRIAPSGKPFANRAMRLPLELTSRVSTDDVAFAKERLGRPLHDATAQVDDESIDVALATNMISVGLDISRLGLMLVQGQPKTAAEYIQATSRVGRASNRPGLVITLLNLHKARDRTHYEQFRAFHGSFYRAVEATSVTPFSPRALDRALAAVVVAAARHFDPALSPSDAVRRLDDHPAVRALVVATLRRRAQSAGLDNESIERVASRATQLFEMWADVAENQTATGGGFTYDGPGAERRLLQYPLDLASELLDPEHQQFAAARSMRDVEYSVFLKTCDPLGRSLNERDTDQ